In Naumovozyma dairenensis CBS 421 chromosome 2, complete genome, the following are encoded in one genomic region:
- the FAR1 gene encoding cyclin-dependent protein serine/threonine kinase inhibiting protein FAR1 (similar to Saccharomyces cerevisiae FAR1 (YJL157C); ancestral locus Anc_1.190), with translation MQLTTPTRFAFDKRVHSPPSIERENSKSSPSKFLRSLSGKAFRNKTPNLKLKQNDTFQIPNTVTPSSTLRMSKRQNVPKPLDLSKPLSPPPSLQKSTSISSLSSSNQKKNSRASLDFSLDSLNSPVNIFPSRYPKNLTSSLLRETISANSTLNTNDNIVICTDTNEDPYLEEDSPTYLSSLRRNVKTTNSGPKKYIGEKCSMCEEMINYTFQGEKVLELTCNHISHYECYLTILDSIYFNEKFPDCKICHKMVKPKDDELLQEMGSKILTGLDSNQHKMDNDITMNIETGIGPTQEQWLNLNSARGGSGSFGIPQFTPRDQVIHTADISSNGFRTPLLSSTNDAVFSRHPVQNTELFNHTLEDEQRQDIDNGLDYELNIFLAPDDIKMDCTNKGHQEFNPEDEVELRNRINQYFESKECGSIIMIRRVKYSTDGEQWTDSIIYFYENYILLFDCNFAHNDLIEKKLLGKIPMDQLYKVTEFNSNELLLDLKSTVLPEVYLQFPSVFSETLSSKWKYYLEKINNCDVKPIEEGCFPTLNQLTVTAWDIIPISFIEKINQLYSADQISKPWEIINRNVPLEVIICLNLSCAIEDEQDKYQLFLREALATIRSNLNKEDKFGLVLVGKDGSGNIGEYGTFIGTIENEWDGWDDIIDNMTIIKKEVFIDSSKELLKMLEAGCKIACTSDNNIPEDGGEQKVVKQMIILRSSNEEPIFENEKETKKLKRFEDQIRKDYQFNILTISVDDIANDYTAKFESIINELHRSLA, from the coding sequence atgCAATTGACCACTCCAACAAGGTTTGCATTTGATAAGAGAGTGCATTCTCCACCTAGTATCGAAAGGGAGAATAGTAAATCATCTCCTAGTAAATTTTTAAGAAGTTTATCAGGTAAAGCTTTCAGAAACAAAACTCCAAATCTTAAACTAAAACAAAATGATACTTTCCAAATACCAAATACTGTTACACCTAGTTCTACTTTAAGAATGTCAAAAAGGCAAAATGTTCCCAAACCTTTGGACCTCTCTAAACCATTATCTCCTCCACCAAGTCTACAAAAATCAACgtcaatatcatcattatcatcatcgaATCAGAAAAAGAATTCAAGAGCATCTCTAGATTTCTCTCTTgattcattgaattcaccagtaaatatttttccttcaagatatccaaaaaatttaacttcttcattattaagaGAAACAATATCAGCAAATTCAACACTAAATACTAATGATAACATTGTAATTTGTACAGATACCAATGAAGATCCATatttagaagaagattcTCCAACATATTTATCAAGTTTGAGACGTAATGTTAAAACCACGAATTCTGGaccaaagaaatatattggAGAGAAATGTTCCATGTGTGAAGAAATGATTAATTATACATTCCAAGGTGAGAAAGTCTTAGAATTAACTTGTAATCATATTAGTCATTATGAATGTTATTTAACCATTTTGgattctatatattttaatgaaaaattcccTGATTGTAAAATTTGTCATAAGATGGTGAAACCAAAGGATGATGAACTGTTACAAGAAATGGGGTCTAAAATATTAACAGGATTGGATTCGAATCAACATAAAATGGACAATGATATCACCATGAATATAGAAACTGGAATTGGACCCACTCAAGAACAATGgttaaatttgaattctgCAAGGGGAGGTTCTGGATCATTTGGGATACCACAATTTACACCTCGAGATCAAGTTATTCATACAGCTGatatatcttcaaatggGTTTAGAACTCCCTTACTATCTTCCACAAATGATGCTGTGTTTTCGAGACATCCAGTTCAAAACACTGAGTTATTTAACCATACATTGGAAGACGAACAGAGGCAGGACATTGATAATGGGCTTGATTatgaattgaatatattcttgGCCCCTGATGATATAAAGATGGATTGTACAAATAAGGGTCACCAAGAATTTAACCCCGAGGATGAAGTAGAGTTAAGAAACAGGATCAAccaatattttgaaagtaAAGAATGTGGTTCCATAATTATGATAAGAAGAGTAAAATATTCAACAGATGGTGAACAATGGACTGActcaataatatatttttatgagaattatattttactGTTTGATTGTAATTTTGCACataatgatttgattgaaaagaaacttTTAGGAAAGATACCAATGGACCAGTTGTATAAAGTGACAGAGTTCAATTCGAACGAACTTTTATTGGATTTGAAAAGTACTGTATTACCTGAGGTTTATTTACAGTTTCCATCAGTTTTCAGTGAAACGCTAAGTTCCAAGTGGAAGTATTATTTGGagaaaattaataattgtgATGTTAAACCAATTGAAGAAGGGTGTTTCCCAACTTTAAATCAGTTAACTGTTACTGCATGGGATATTATACCAATAAGTTTTATtgagaaaataaatcaattgtACAGTGCTGATCAAATTAGTAAACCATgggaaataataaatagaaATGTTCCTTTAGaggttattatttgtttgaaCCTCTCTTGTGCTATTGAAGATGAGCAAGATAAGTATCAACTGTTCTTGCGGGAAGCATTGGCGACTATACGATCcaatttgaataaagaaGACAAATTTGGTTTAGTTTTAGTTGGTAAAGATGGTAGTGGTAATATAGGAGAATATGGAACATTTATTGGTACTATTGAGAATGAGTGGGATGGATGggatgatattattgataatatgacgattataaaaaaagaagttttcattgattcttccaaagaattattgaagatgttAGAAGCGGGTTGTAAGATAGCATGTACCTccgataataatattccagAAGATGGTGGTGAACAAAAGGTTGTGAAACAAATGATTATTTTACGATCATCAAATGAAGAAcccatttttgaaaatgagaaAGAGAcaaaaaagttgaaaagatttgaaGATCAAATACGAAAAGATTAccaattcaatattttaaCGATATCCGTTGATGATATAGCAAATGATTATACTGCCAAGTTTGAGAGTATTATCAATGAATTACATAGAAGTTTGGCCTGA
- the NDAI0B00170 gene encoding uncharacterized protein (similar to Saccharomyces cerevisiae CIS3 (YJL158C); ancestral locus Anc_1.189) translates to MQFNKIALAATVAATTVSAEGYTPGNPWSTLTPTATYSCGVAQFTSSFGIAVKEIASTSAAKAKRDVVSQIGDGQIQAVATTTLKPTTTTTTSKTSTTSTSSASKTSSSASSCAASATVTPKDSSCKNSGTLQLTLEDGVLTDAKGRIGAIVSNRQFQFDGPPPQAGSIYAAGWTITEEGNLALGDSDVFYQCLSGNFYNLYDQNIAEQCTPINLEVVSLVDC, encoded by the coding sequence ATGCAATTCAACAAGATCGCTTTAGCTGCCACCGTTGCTGCAACCACCGTCTCTGCCGAAGGTTACACCCCAGGTAACCCATGGTCCACTTTGACTCCAACTGCCACTTACAGCTGTGGTGTTGCTCAATTTACTTCTTCTTTCGGTATTGCCGTTAAGGAAATCGCTTCTACTTCCGCTGCTAAAGCTAAGAGAGATGTTGTTTCCCAAATTGGTGATGGTCAAATCCAAGCTGTTGCCACCACCACTTTGAAGCCAaccactactactactacttcTAAGACTTCTACCACTTCCACCTCTTCTGCTTCCAAgacttcttcttctgcttCCTCATGTGCTGCTTCTGCCACTGTCACTCCAAAGGATAGCTCTTGTAAGAACTCTGGTACTTTACAATTAACCTTAGAAGACGGTGTCTTAACTGACGCTAAGGGTAGAATCGGTGCTATTGTTTCCAACAGACAATTCCAATTCGATGGTCCACCACCACAAGCTGGTTCTATCTACGCTGCCGGTTGGACCATCACTGAAGAAGGTAACTTGGCCCTAGGTGACAGCGATGTCTTCTACCAATGTCTATCTGGTAACTTCTACAACTTATACGACCAAAACATTGCTGAACAATGTACTCCAATCAATTTGGAAGTTGTCTCTTTAGTTGACtgttaa